The Raphanus sativus cultivar WK10039 unplaced genomic scaffold, ASM80110v3 Scaffold3774, whole genome shotgun sequence genome segment acagataaaaacaaaaacaaaagttgcagtaaaaagaaaaatctcaCGTACTTTCTTGTGGTAAGTAACATTTGGGACCACTGATACTATATGTGCAGCACGGAGGATGGCTGATGCTGTGGTCCTAGCAACGAGTACATTAGTGGATATCGTCTCAAGAACAACCGCCAACATATCAAGAATGGGCCCTGCATTCCCAACCTTAAAGCAAAACAAGAATCGGATcaaaacaacagaaaaaaaaactctaaagaagagaaaacagTCCAACTAACCTTATTTGAGAGCTCTGCAATGCAATTTTCTAACGCATGCTGAAGCTCAGAGTTCTGCTTCGTCTCATCAGCAGACAGATCTGATTCGGCTGCGTTTTGCAGGCATTTCCGCAAGTGCTTAATCAACTCAGCTATTACACCAGTCATCGCGCTTGAAGCCCGCTGCTTAGCATGCAGGACAAGGCATGTGGCTATGTTAACCATGTTGACTTGAATACTCTGTTGCTTGATCACATTCTTGTGATCCAAGTGCTTGATCAAAGAAGACACCAACACATGACAGTTCTCTCCTGCTTAAGTACTTCGTTAGTTAGACGAATTAAAATCCGGAAAGATAGCAACTTATAAATATCATCTCTGACCTGATTCTTCCAGACGAGACTGCAGAAACAGTAGAACAGAAGAAGCGACGCTCTTCTGTGGAGACCAGTAATCCCCACTGTCAAAAGCATTCAAAAGCGGTTCCAGAACCCGACGAACAGTTGTAGTCTCCTTTGCTAATTTGGCTATATTGCAGAGGCAAACCATAGACCAGTACGAAGGGATCCTCGAATTATCCCTGGATGGATTTAACGAATACAAATACATGATGCATTTCCAGTGAAAAAAAACAAGTGACAATACAGTTCTGAGAAGCCTTACATGTTTTCCAAGTTATAATCAGTCACAGGATTAAGTTTGAACGAAACATGTTTCCTCATGTTAGGAGCCTTAGTTTCTGAAATCTCACCAAGTTCGTTGGTATCTTCTTGGCCATTCTCTAAGTCCATATAATTCTCCAGAATCACAGAAATAATCTAGTTTAAGATGGAAAAAAGGTTCATAATATAACTACAACGCACCAGCAGAAGATGTAATAGACGGACAGAAGTTAAAAGTAACCGATGACGTACCATATCCAAGTCCATTGATAGTTGGGAATGCTCACCAATGAAAGATACCTAGCAATAAGTATTGGTTAGTAACAATGTTGCACATATCCATTTTCATAGAATATGTTTTATGTGTGAGAATTGTATAACTAAAGGACATATTTGCTATCACCATGATTGCCAAAGCCTGCATTCCTGCGGACCGTAATCTGAGCAGTCTTTCATCATCCCCCATTTCTTGAGCAAGTTGACAAAGTTTGGAGATTAGACCTTCTAAGTTGAACATATGTGAATTTTCAGTCTGCGTTTAGACAATTGTGTTACCATGCCCATTGAACAGAGAGCAAAATCTATTAGGAATACTTGCCGAGCAAAGCAATAAAATTTATGTAGTGCATGCTGGAGAAGTAGCTCAAAATGTACCTGTAAGCTTATAAAGTCAACAAGGGTAATGCAACCCAAGATCTGCACTTCTACATCTTTTGTTTGCTCCAAAAGAGCTCGGACAATGCTTAGCAAACTACACGAAAACAAAGGCCTACAAGAGAGATGATAAACTAGATCTTTAAGTAACCAGAATATGCCATAACAAACCACGTTTTATtcatgaagaaaatgaaaactaCTTACATCTGCTCCTTACACGATGAAAGCAGTTTCTTGTAAATGCACAAGACGACTTTAACTGATCCGATATTCCCATTTCGCAATTCTCTGTAACATTTGCGCTCAAGGTACTCTGTAATCTGTCAAAGACTCAAAAGTGAAGATTGCAGCACATGAGACTAAAAATTGAGAGAAGTACAGCCAAGAAACTACAGAATAGGGAAGAAGAgattaaaaagcaaaaaaaaagaagcaaaacacCTTTGGGATTCGTAAAGGATTCCTTGACGCATACTCACAAAGCTTGCCTATTTTTCTATCATTTGGCTCAGCATCCTGCCAATCACAACatggaaaggaaaaaaaaaatgttgaaacTTTGAAAACCCCAATTAAAATTTCGAAAGAGTGATGTGAGAAACACGTGTATATTCATTCAGAacttttaagtaaaaaaaaatgatattgcTAATACTGAAATAATTACTAAACAGAAAAGAGTGATGTGAGAAACATAGGTATATCCATTCAGAATTTCAAGTATATCCCTCTAAATAGTCACTGAAAATAAacgaaaagaagagaaaaaaaatacacttaagAATCTAAATGATCTTCACTAgtacaacaaaaaaattgaaactttaaCAAAGATTAATTgattgatatttaaaaaaaaaaaagagtagagacCTGATTACGAGGGAAAATATCGGCGAGCATTTGCTTGTAGCGTTTAACGGGATGCCTAGACCTAACCCTCAAGGAAGGACAACAGAAGAAACATATATTGCCACAGGCGGGCAAGACCCGTCTCGACATAACCCCCATtttgtcttcctcttcttcttcccttaATTGCAAATTCCcttttgagttaaaaaaaaaaaactagaaaaccaaaagaaagaacaatgccacaaaagaaagaaacgttgTTCGAGAGAATTGTATCGTACCCCCAGCAGCAACCCTAATACACTGTGTAAGCTCCCCCCTGAGATCGCAACCCTGAGACTCCCCCAGCGAAATGAGGAGTCAAATTTTTGAATTGGGATGCCAGAAGagccgagagagagagagggcaGCTCGGAGGGGCGAAGGAAAATCTTAATCCCGCTCGGAGGTGGCTTCGCCTCTTCTCTCGTcttttcattttcattattaCAAAAccgattttttcttttaagctTCCCTCTTCTCTCTGTCTTTCCGCCATTAATGTCGGAAAGTTTTTACAGTCTGAGAAACTTACTTAAATACCCTTTGTAACATCTGGATAAGGCAGACAGAGAGCTTATTTGATACGGGCCGGTCTTAATTTTGAAGATACGACTATTGGGCCTCACGTATTGGCTCATATCAATAAAATACCGCATCCTACGAGAGATCGTGAAAACCGTTTATCGAATTAGAGAGCAAAGCCCGTAtagctcagtggtagagcgTCAGTCTTGTAAACTGAAGGTCCGTAGTTCGATCCTGCGTGTGGgcactttttctatttttgcttcatggttttaaaatattttttttacgtTCCCCCACCCcccaaataaaataacaaaattgaaACATATCTAACTGAAAATCCTATGCAGCTTATTTCCATGTAGATcggtttttttttattctttaaatcaaaacaaaatatttcttgATACTTTCTTTTAACCAAAAGTTTTAGTGGTTCACCTCAATTGGATTTTAGCTTTTTCCCGGTTCAGACTGGTTTCGAAGATGACGAGTATTTACCTCATGGAGTAGTGATGATGGTCAGCCTTTTGGTGTTGCCCATCGTCAAGCTCTGGAGATTAAACTTCTCCCACAAATCTTTGCAGTGGCAAAATCCGTCAGTCACATCGGGTTTTCTGTTCTGGTTCATCTCAAGGCAGAGGGTGTGAGTGATGATAGACCAACCCACTCtggatataagaaaatacaCATTTTGGAGATATATTAGAAAAACGGTTAAAGAGtgataaaattattagaaaaatacACAAATCTATTAGATTACTATATTATTTGAAAGTTGAACCCCGTATTTTCCTTGCTTTGATTGTCTGGTAAAATCCAATCAAATATATTGATTAGTTCccaatataaaatcaaaactatGATGTATTTGATTCAGAATGTAAGAGAGTTACATCCATTAAAAAACCCTCCAACATTTTCTCTCAACCAATAATAATATCAACCAAAAGGACAAATCCTCTCCTAATTTTGGCTTACTAATACATCTCTTTGCATCTCTCTGACTTTTTAAACTTGCTCCTAGATTTCTGAATTGTCTTCTCTTTTCGATCTCCAAGAAGCCATGAAAGGGTGAAAAGATCTTCCTGGAAACCCTTTCTCAACTTCTCGGAGCCTTCACCATCCTCCTTTCTTGTTCCACACGAAATTCTACAAAACATTATAAAGAGATGGATCCAACAGAGCTAAAACGCGTGTTCCAAATGTTCGACAAGAACGGTGACGGTTCCATCACGAATAAAGAGCTGAGCGAGACGCTGCGGACCCTCGGGATCTACATCCCCGACAAGGAGCTGACTCAGATGATCGAGAAGATAGACGTGAACGGCGACGGGTGTGTGGACATAGACGAGTTTAAGGAGCTTTACAAGACGATCATGGAGGGggaggacgaagaagaagaggatatgAAGGAAGCGTTCAATGTGTTTGATCAAAACGGAGATGGGTTTATAACGGTGGATGAGTTGAAGGCGGTTTTGTCGTCCTTGGGGCTCAAGCAAGGTAAGACGTTGGATGATTGTAAGAAGATGATTAAGCAAGTGGATGGGGATGGTGATGGTAGAGTTAACTTCAAGGAGTTTAGACAAATGATGAAAGGTGGTGGTTTTAGCGCTCTGGgctaatgtttttcttttcattaattgtgtttatttcttcttcttgatttaattatattgttttaggAATGAAAAacacaagagaaaaaaaaagaaaaaaacaaatgatgtTGTAATCATAACGTAGTTTCTCTGTTGTTTCTTCCGGAATATGTTACTCGTAATAAAATGTGTAACTGGATCAAAGAATCAATATCAAGAGCATCACAACAATAACAAAAATTGATACAACGCCCACTTTGTTGGGCTATCATATTAAGAatgtaagaaaaagaaaaaaactatttcgGCACATACCCAGGGCCCTCAAATGTAAagtggtttagtttggtttcgCGTATTAAGTAATACTAAACCGGGTTTAATCATCCGGTTAGACGCTAACCACCTTTATTCTTAGCTCTCGAGTCTTTCGCTTTTACATTTTTGACTCTTGCTCTGACTTCCTGGAAAATTCCCATCGCTTTCAACTTCTCTGGGTCTTTGAATCGTATAGAGGTATCGTTTTccgtttatttatttttctcttggTCTGTTATATGTTTAGGGAACTACATTTTGCGGATGTAGATTTACTCAAACCCAATCAGTTTCTCATTTTCGGAGCTCACGAAATTAGCAATCagttttttgattattttttattatgtataAGTTTTTGTGGGGATTCGTTGATGcagtttttttcaaatttgttgtAATCACGTTTGAGCTTATTCCACATTGATCTTGTTTCTAGAATCTTTAAATTGTATTCTTTCCAATAACCGAGTTGAAATCTGATGTCTTATCAACCGTGTTCTGACTAGTTTAGATCGAAATCTTCTAAGAGGGAATCACCAAACACTCCCCCAGCTAGATATGAATGATTGTTCTTGTTTTGGTTCAGTTCAGGAACTTGTCAATTTTCATAGGAGATTCTGATCACTTATAGTAAAGTTTAGTTGGGTTTAGTTGTTATCACTACTAAGAAACCGGAATGAATGGTGTAATGCAGTGCTTAAAAATGGGAAGAGAAAAGAGTCCTGGCTTGAAGATCCTCTGGGTCTGGACTCTCGGCACTGCTGCTAGTATGACCCTCCTGTCTTCATATGCTCTCTATGGATAGATCATTAATTAGATGATATGTATACATGTTCTCCATGTAACAATTTTTTGACCAATCTTGTACTTGTTTGCAGTATTGGTGGCTAGTGTTGTCCGCACAAGGATGCATGACATGGAGTCTATGATGAACCAAGAACAAGCACCACCCAAACCAAACCAGCACATAAATGCAGCTGATTCGGATGTAACAGTTTTGCCTGAGTCAGATCGGGAAATTGCCAGAGAACTCAAATGAATAACAGTCATGGTTCtatggtttttctttttttgtttcttctcttcctttttcATTGGCTTGTGCTCTGTGAAGATGATGTTTTAATGGTTTTTGTACGTGTCTAGTTTGCATCTATAACTAGAATATTTGATACGTCAAGTCTGCAACTATAACTAGAAGATATAATAGATATTACAAGAAGaatcatttgaaaaaaaaacgtATCACAAAGAAGCTTTGATTAGGAGTACTTTTAGCAAGTTTCTCTGTGTGTATTTTATAAAGAAGCTAgcataatattttgttttcctaTATTTTGTGTTAATCAAGgctacaaaatatgaaaacccAATTTTAGAGATTATTTGATTGTTGTAAAGTGCTTATTATCAAGTTGGCAGctttccaaacaaacaaaaaaaatcataaattttagaaaagcCTTATGCATATGCATGCATACGTTATGTAAAAGAGTGTGTGTGACTCATTGTGAGTAGATTTTTAATTGTTCGGTTCTTATCCATtaatgtagatttttttttaatatccatGAATAACCAGATATGAATATTTATCATAACCATATACAAACGTTGAATTCGAACGGGccttgtggtcaagtggcagtggacAGGTCTGGGACGCCAATCAGGTTCGATTCTCCtgctatgcgaaactaagtcacattgttctgttcacctaacgcggatatgggtccatgctttaggacccatttgaatgcccaggagaagaAGTCCATCCGCGGGCTTGCGATTCCCCCAGAGGTTAGGTCTGGTTCCAAtagtgacccgggtttaaccctttttatcaaaaaaaacgTTGAATTCGCTGAACCTTGAAAgatatatactgtatatatatatatatatatagaatttaaattattcaaaatgcAATCCTTACGTAGTCAGTCACACGTTATCTTATTTTCTTAAAAGGCGAAAACACATACGGTCCTCTGAACCATAAAAGCTGTATCAACTACAAATATGggggaaaatgaaaaaaataaatatttttttgcagaAGTGTTAAGAAATATGAGTTTAATATACCTCTATAAACCTATATATTCAAAcgtttgaaaaaatatttctataacGATATGATTATCTTTTTGACTATTCTTTTACCAGATCAATGTAATGTCTTCACTCTCTTATATAAACTACTCTAAGATTCATTCACTTTCTCATCCTCTCTATTGCTTTCATTCTCCGATCTTGTTCAAATGTCTTCCACCAGAGAGAAAGGCCTCATCGTGAGCTTCGGCGAGATGCTCATTGACTTCGTCCCCACCGAATCCGGCGTCTCCCTCGCTGAATCCCCAGGCTTTCTCAAAGCTCCCGGCGGTGCTCCGGCCAACGTCGCCATTGCAGTCACTCGTCTCGGAGGTCGCTCCGCCTTCGTTGGTAAGCTAGGTGGTGATGAGTTCGGTCACATGCTTGCTGGAATCTTGAGGGAGAACGGCGTTGATGATAAGGGGGTCACCTTCGACGAGGGAGCAAGAACCGCACTCGCTTTCGTCACGTTGCGTTCAGACGGTGACCGTGAGTTTATGTTTTACCGGAACCCAAGCGCCGACATGCTTCTCCGACCAGACGAACTTAACCTCGAACTAATCAGATCCGTAcgtaaaatctttttttttacctttcatGCATACGTACacaattgtatatttttatttttgtaaatttaaaatagtactAGGTGACCGACCCTGTGCgggtataaaaatattgtataatatcgATTGAGTTCAAATGTAGGAGAAGGTGGAACAAGTGAGAGTTTCAATGCTGAAACATGATTTGCGCAAATCTCCAAGATGCAGTAGGGGTGGAATTCATTActttttcggttcggttggtttgtttagttcgattttaatatatttttttcaactgaAGTAAACCATATTTAATCTGGTTCGATGTGGTTTATTTCCAGTTTAGTTtatattcggttcggtttgtttttttggaTCGGTTTAATTAGGCTCTTTGTcgcttaatttttaaaataaaaattatgttttaaaagataaattatgtac includes the following:
- the LOC130506904 gene encoding protein SEMI-ROLLED LEAF 2-like, coding for MGVMSRRVLPACGNICFFCCPSLRVRSRHPVKRYKQMLADIFPRNQDAEPNDRKIGKLCEYASRNPLRIPKITEYLERKCYRELRNGNIGSVKVVLCIYKKLLSSCKEQMPLFSCSLLSIVRALLEQTKDVEVQILGCITLVDFISLQTENSHMFNLEGLISKLCQLAQEMGDDERLLRLRSAGMQALAIMVSFIGEHSQLSMDLDMIISVILENYMDLENGQEDTNELGEISETKAPNMRKHVSFKLNPVTDYNLENMDNSRIPSYWSMVCLCNIAKLAKETTTVRRVLEPLLNAFDSGDYWSPQKSVASSVLLFLQSRLEESGENCHVLVSSLIKHLDHKNVIKQQSIQVNMVNIATCLVLHAKQRASSAMTGVIAELIKHLRKCLQNAAESDLSADETKQNSELQHALENCIAELSNKVGNAGPILDMLAVVLETISTNVLVARTTASAILRAAHIVSVVPNVTYHKKVFPDALFHQLLLAMSHADSETRVVAHNVISVLLLGTLCLPWSDKHKEGSDAVSETLSVDTRHTSLSCQYLSSLEEVDGGITSLCSLRLSSNQVNMLLSSIWIQATSTVNTPTNFEAMASTYSTIILFSLAKRSKHMALVWCFQLAFSLRNLSLNQNGLQLSRRRSIFTFASYLLIFSAKISNIPELIPIVKESLTAQMVDPCLVLEGDIRLRAVCSGFPQEEVAAFGSEKDDSAAALNSSVIVTNDSRLKDIVITHFTSKFQTLSE
- the LOC130506903 gene encoding calmodulin-like protein 7 — translated: MDPTELKRVFQMFDKNGDGSITNKELSETLRTLGIYIPDKELTQMIEKIDVNGDGCVDIDEFKELYKTIMEGEDEEEEDMKEAFNVFDQNGDGFITVDELKAVLSSLGLKQGKTLDDCKKMIKQVDGDGDGRVNFKEFRQMMKGGGFSALG
- the LOC130506902 gene encoding uncharacterized protein LOC130506902, encoding MGREKSPGLKILWVWTLGTAAILVASVVRTRMHDMESMMNQEQAPPKPNQHINAADSDVTVLPESDREIARELK
- the LOC130506905 gene encoding probable fructokinase-1, with product MSSTREKGLIVSFGEMLIDFVPTESGVSLAESPGFLKAPGGAPANVAIAVTRLGGRSAFVGKLGGDEFGHMLAGILRENGVDDKGVTFDEGARTALAFVTLRSDGDREFMFYRNPSADMLLRPDELNLELIRS